The following are from one region of the Juglans regia cultivar Chandler chromosome 10, Walnut 2.0, whole genome shotgun sequence genome:
- the LOC108990594 gene encoding equilibrative nucleotide transporter 3-like gives MTVANEIEAPMRLEGKYKAMLVCFVLGLGSLVAWNSMLTIGDYYYQLFQKYHPSRVLTLVYQPFALGTMAILAYNESKINTRWRNLFGYTLFFASTLLVLVLDLATFGKGGIGPFVGICLLSACFGVAHAHVQGGMVGDLSFMCPEFIQSFLAGLAASGALSSALRLITKAAFEKSQNGLRKGAMLFLAMSTFFVFLCILLYAMVFPKLPIVKYYRSKAASEGSKTVSADLAAAGIQKNTNQGEGVLQLFFNLIIHHV, from the exons ATGACTGTTGCTAATGAAATCGAGGCTCCAATGAGGCTTGAG GGAAAGTATAAAGCAATGTTGGTTTGTTTTGTTCTTGGGCTGGGGTCCCTTGTTGCATGGAACAGTATGCTGACAATTGGAGACTACTACTATCAACTATTCCAG AAATACCATCCTTCACGAGTACTTACACTCGTTTATCAACCATTCGCGCTTGGAACAATGGCAATACTGGCATACAACGAGTCAAAGATCAATACTAGGTGGCGCAATTTATTTGGATACACTCTTTTCTTCGCAAGTACTTTGTTGGTCTTAGTT TTGGATTTAGCCACATTCGGGAAAGGTGGAATTGGACCTTTTGTTGGTATATGTTTGCTTTCTGCTTGTTTTGGAGTTGCACATGCCCATGTTCAAGGTGGAATGGTTGGAGACCTATCTTTCATGTGTCCTGAATTCATTCAG TCCTTCCTTGCTGGTCTCGCCGCGTCAGGGGCTCTGTCCTCTGCTTTGAGGCTAATCACAAAAGCAGCCTTTGAGAAATCTCAGAACGGGCTTCGCAAGGGAGCTA TGTTATTCCTGGCGATGTCCACGTTCTTTGTGTTTTTGTGTATTCTTCTTTATGCGATGGTCTTCCCTAAGTTGCCAATAGTGAAGTACTATCGCTCAAAGGCAGCCTCAGAAGGATCGAAAACTGTATCCGCTGACCTTGCTGCTGCTGGAATCCAGAAAAACACAAACCAAGGAGAAGGAGTACTGCAACTTTTCTTTAACCTCATAATACATCATGTTTAG
- the LOC118349672 gene encoding uncharacterized protein LOC118349672, producing the protein MILQIQNFSELVHKAMLAEQNLKRGAELQEQRKRAAPQGFPSSDQGQWKKRNEGSSSSQRQIQGNHTPNPCKFCNRIHHGECRKEVGSCFKCGKDGHFIRECPLLAEDNRRPNPPQNFRPINQGNNQRRTVPARVFALTPGEAEDKEDVITGIIL; encoded by the coding sequence ATGATCTtacagattcagaatttttcagaattagtacACAAGGCGATGCTAGCGGAACAGAATCTTaagaggggtgctgaattgcaagaacagaggaagagagctgCTCCACAAGGATTTCCTAGTTCGGATCAAGGgcaatggaaaaagagaaatgaggggagcagttcaagtcagagGCAGATACAGGGAAATCATACACCTAACCCTTGTAAGTTCTGTAACCGCATACACCATGGAGAGTGCAGGAAGGAAGTGGGTTCATGTTTCAAATGCGGTAAGGATGggcatttcattagagaatgtcCATTGCTTGCGGAGGACAACAGAAGGCCCAACCCACCCCAAAACTTTAGGCCGATTAATCAAGGCAACAATCAGCGGAGGACTGTACCTGCTCGGGTATTTGCTTTGACACCGGGAGAAGCTGAGGACAAGGAGGATGTCATCACAGGTATAATTCTCTAA